The genomic stretch GCGTACCCCATCACCGTCGCCATCTCCGACGCCGTGCCCGTCGAGGTGCCCCTGACGGCCGACGCCCGCCACGACCTGCCCGCGATGCTCGCCGCGATCACCGAGCGGACGCGGCTGGTCGTCCTGTGCTCGCCGAACAACCCGACGGGCCCCGCGCTGCGTCGCGGGGAGCTCGAGGAGTTTCTGGCGCAGGTGCCCGGCGACGTCCTCGTCGTCCTCGACGAGGCCTACCGCGAGTTCGTGGACGACCCGGACGTCCCGGACGGCGTCGACGTCTTCCGCGCGCACCCGAACGTCGTCGTCCTGCGGACCTTCTCCAAGGCCTACGGCCTCGCGGGCCTGCGCGTCGGTGTCGCGGTGGCCCACCCCGAGGTCGCCGGCACGCTGCGCAAGGCGGCCACGCCCTTCGGCGTCTCGGCCATCGCGCAGGCCGCCGTCGTGGCCTCCCTGCAGACGGCCGCCGAGGCCGAGCTGATGAGCCGCGTGCGCGCGCTCGTCGCCCAGCGCCGCGTCCTCCTGGACGGTCTGCGCGCCCAGGGCTGGGACGTCCCGGACGTGCAGGGCAACTTCCTCTGGCTGCCGGTGGGCGAGGACGCCGTCCCGCTCGCCGAGGCCTTCGCGGCCGAAGGGCTCGTCGTGCGGGCGTTCGCCGGGGCGGGGGTGCGGATCACCGTGGCCGAGGACGCGGGCGGTGAGCGCCTCCTCGAGGTGGCGGCGCGCCTGCGAGCCGGACGTCCGTGACGGTCCCCTCCCGGTAGCGGGCCGGGCTGACGCCGTACCGGCGCTTGAAGGCCGCCGACAGGCTGAACGGGGACGCGTACCCGACGCGCCCGGCGACGGCCGCCAGGGTGAGGCCCCGGTCGGTGAGGAGGTCCGCGGCCACGGCCAGCCGCCAGTCCGTCAGGTAGGCCATCGGTGACGTGCCCGTCACCGCCGCGAAACGCTTCGTCAACGCCGACCGCGAGGTCCCCGTCCGGCGGGCGAGCGCGTCGAGGGTCCACGGCGCCTCCGGCGACGCCCGCAGGAGCCCGAGCGCCTCCTGCACCACGCCGTCGGGGGCGGGGGCCTGCCCGGGGCCGTCCGTCGTCCACGCCCTCAGGGACGCCAGGAGCAGGAGGTCGAGCAGCCGGTCGAGGACGAGCGGCTGAGCGGGGGCGTCGACGGCCACCTCGCGGTTGAGCAGGCCCAGGAGAGCGGGGTCGGGGTCGCGCGCGACGAGCGCCGGGGGGAGCGCCTCCAGCAGCAGCCGTCCGACCTGCCCGCGGCCCGCGTACGTCCCCACGAGCAGGCGGTCCGGCCCGGACGGGTCGTTGCCCCACGTCCGGACCCCCGCGTCCCACGGCTGCGCCAGGTCCCGACCGTCCGGGCCTGAACACCGCTGACCGGGGCCGATGACGGCGCCGGTGAGCGTCTCCGGAGCGTCCGCCAGGATGTAGGGGGCCGTGTCGCGGACGAGCAGCACATCGCCGCGGGCCAGCGCGTGGACCCCCACGGCCGTCAGGGCGCAGGCCCCGCCGTCGAGGACTGCGATCAGGGTCAGCGGGGCCTCGTCGTCGACCTGCACGGACCACGGGGCTGACATGACCACCTGGAGCAGGAAGGCGTCCCGGGCCCGAGGGCCGTCGAAGGCGCCCAGCCACGCGTCCACCCGCTCACCGTAGCGAGGGCACGGCCGCCCGCTCGGAGGTCGACGGCACCCACACGCCGGTGGCGGCCGTCCGGCGGGCGAAGTCGGCGAAGTCGCGGGGTGGGCGGCCCAGGGCCCGCTGGACGCCGTCGGTGACCGAGGCGTTGCGACCGTCGAGGACCATCGCGAAGAGGTCGGCGAAGTCGGCCGGTAGCCCTTCACGCTCGAGCTCGGCGACGTACTCCTCGTGGCTGACGGGTTCGTAGCGGACCTCGCGACCGGTCGCGGCGGACAGCTCGCGCGCCACCTCGGTGAAGGTCAGCAGGCGCGGGCCGGACAGCTCGTACACCTCGCCGTCGTGGCGGGGGTCCAGCAGCGCCGCCGTCGCCACGTCGGCGATGTCGTCGGCGTCCACGAAGGGTTCCCGGGCCTCCCCGGCGGGGATCGACAGGACGCCGGACAGGACGGGCTCGAGGAAGAAGCTCTCGGAGAAGTTCTGGTCGAACCAGTTGCAGCGCACGATCGTCCAGGCGAGCCCGGACGCCTGCAGTGCGCGCTCGCTGGCCAGCGCGCCCTCCTCCCCGCGGCCGGAGAGCAGGACGGCCTTGTGCACGCCGGCGGCGCGGGCGGTGGCCGAGAACCGCGCGATCAGCTCGGGGACGCCGGGGAGGGCGAGGTCGGGGTAGTAGGTGACGTACGCGGCGTGGGCACCGGCGAGGGCGGCCTGCCAGGTGCTCGCGTCGTCCCAGTCGAAGCGGGGGGAGGTGGACCGCGACACGGCCCGCACCCGCTCCCCGCGCCCGGTGAGGCGCTCGGCCACGCGCCGGCCGGTCTTGCCCGTTCCTCCGATGACGACGATCACGATGTCCTCCGAGTGGTCTGCGGTGGGAGTGTCCGCCCATCGGGCGTGACGCCAGTCCACCCGCCCACTCCCGCGGTGACCATGTGCCGCAGACCCGTCGGCATGCGCATCCGGCCAGGACCCGGCGCCCGCGTGACGTCCCACCCGCGTGGCGGTTCCCAACCTACGGTTCCGTAACGTACGCTCGCGTCACCTACGGAACCGTAGGTTGGTGACGATCGTCCGAGTGCTCGCACCCGACGACCCACGGAGGAACGCACGTGACCGACACGGCGGCGGGCCCGGTACGGGCCCATGAGGGTGGCCCGGTACGGGCCCACGAGCAGCACCCCGCCCCCCGGCGGCAGGAGATGGTCCAGCTCCTCGACGAGCACGGGGTGCGTCACCGGCACCCCGAGCACGACCTCGACCTGACGCCGGCCGAGCTCCTCGGGCTCTACCGCGACATGGTCCTCATGCGCCGCTTCGACAGCGAGGCCGAGGCGCTGCAGCGCAAGGGGCAGCTCGGCCTGTGGGCCGGCAGCCGCGGTCAGGAGGCCTCCCAGATCGGCGCCGGCCGTGCGGCCCGCCGCCAGGACCAGCTCTTCCCCAGCTACCGCGATCACGGCGCGCTGCTGTCGCGCGGGGTGGACCCGCTGCACATCCTCAGCATCTTCCGCGGCATCGACCACGGCGGCTGGGACCCGGTCGAGATGGGCGTCCACCCGTACACCCTCGTCATCGCCGCGCAGATGCTGCCCGCCGTCGGGTACGGCATGGGCGTGCAGCGCGACGGGGCCGTCGGGACGGGCGACCCGGACCGCGACACCGCCGTCATCGCCTTCTTCGGTGACGGCGCCACCTCCCAGGGCGAGGCCGCAGAGGCCCTCAACTGGGCCGCGGTCTTCAACGCCCCGGTCGTCTTCTTCTGCCAGAACAACCAGTGGGCCATCTCCGAGCCGGTCTCGCGCCAGTCCCCGGTGCCGCTGCACCGCCGGGCCGAGGGCGCCGGGATGCCCGGGGTGCTCGTCGACGGCAACGACGTCCTCGCCGTCCTCGCGGTCGTGCGCAGCGCCCTGGACCGTGCCCGCGCCGGTGGTGGCCCCACCTTCGTGGAGTCGTACACGTTCCGGATGGGCGCGCACACGACGTCGGACGACCCGACGCGCTACCGCCTCGCCGCCGAGGTCGACGCCTGGCGGGAGAAGGACCCGATCGACCGGCTGCGCACGCACCTGACCGCCGAGGGCGTGCTGGACGAGGAGTTCGCGTCGCAGCTCGCCGCCGACAGCGAGACGCTCGCCGAACGGCTGCGCGCCGGGGTGTCGGCGATGGTCGACCCCGACCCGGTCTCGATGTTCGAGCACGCCTACGCCGAACCGCACCCGCAGGTCCTGGCCGAGCGCGACGAGTTCCTCGCCGCGTGGGAGCAGCAGGACGCCGACTCGCACGCCGCAGCTCACGGAGGGACGCGCTGATGGAGACCATGGCGATCGGCCGCGCGATCAACGCCGGCCTGCGCGCGGCGATGGACCGCGACCCGCGGGTCCTGCTCATGGGCGAGGACATCGGCGCCCTCGGCGGGGTCTTCCGCGTCACCGACGGCCTGCAGAAGGACTTCGGCGAGGACCGCGTCATCGACACCCCCCTCGCCGAGGCCGGCATCGTCGGCACCGCGATCGGGATGGCGCTGCGCGGGTACCGCCCCGTCTGCGAGATCCAGTTCAACGGGTTCGTCTACCCGGCGTTCAACCAGATCACGACGCAGCTGGCGAAGCTGCGCGCACGGTCGCGCGGCCGCCTGTCGGTGCCCGTCGTGCTGCGCATCCCCAGCGGCGGTGGCATCGGCTCGGTCGAGCACCACTCCGAGAGCCCCGAGGTCCTCTTCGCCCACACCGCCGGGCTGCGGGTCGTGGCCCCCAGCACGCCGCACGACGCCTACTGGATGGTCCAGCAGGCCATCGCGTCGGCCGACCCGGTGCTGTTCCTGGAACCCGAGCGCCGCTACTGGCAGAAGGGCGAGGTCGACACCGACCTCGGCCCCGGCCAGGTGACGCCGCTGCACAAGGCCCGCGTCCTGCGGCCGGGCACGGACGCGACCCTCGTCGCGTACGGCCCCACGACCAAGCTCGCCCTCGACGCCGCGGCCGCCGCCGCGCAGGACGGCACCGAGCTCGAGGTCGTCGACCTGCGCTCCATCTCCCCGCTCGACGTCGACACCGTCGCGGAGTCGGTGCGCCGCACCGGCCGCCTCGTCACCGTCTCCGAGGCGCCGACGTTCCACGGGCCGATGGCCGAGCTCGCCGCGCGCATCCAGGAGTCGTGCTTCTACTCCCTGGAGGCCCCGGTCAAGCGCGTCGGCGGGTGGCACCTGCCCTACCCGGCCGCCCGGGTCGAGGAGCACTACCTGCCCTCGGTCGACCGCGTCCTCGACGCCGTCGAGCAGACGCTGGCCGCGTAGCCTCCTCCCGCACACCCGCCGAAGCCCGCACCGCAACCCGAAGGACTCCGTTGAACCAGCGGTTCGCCCTCCCCGACGTCGGCGAAGGTCTCACCGAGGCCGAGATCGTCTCCTGGAAGGTCAAACCCGGTGACACCGTCGCCGTGAACGACGTCCTCGTCGAGATCGAGACGGCGAAGTCGCTCGTCGAGCTGCCGAGCCCGTGGGCCGGCACGATCGCCGAACTGCTCGCGGCCGAGGGCGACACCGTCGAGGTCGGCGCGGACATCGTCGTCGTCCGCGACGGTTCGTCCGTCCCGGCGGAGCCCGCTCCCGAACCCGGACCCGCGGCGGAGAACGGTTCCGGTGCGACGCTCGTCGGGTACGGCACGAAGGAGAGCGCGCCCCGGCGCCGTCGTGGCACTCCCGCGCCTGCGCCCGCAGCCAGCGCGCCGGCGGTTCCCGCCGAGGCGCACGTCCTGGCCAAACCCCCCGTGCGCAAGCTCGCGCGCGACCTCGGGGTCGACCTCGCGGCGGCGACGCCCACGGGCCCGGGCGGCACCGTCAGCCGCGCCGACGTCCTCGCCCTCGTCCCCGCCCCGCCGGCCGAACCCGAACGGCGGTTCGTCGACCACGAACGCGAGCGGCACGTCCCCATCCGCGGCGTCCGCAAGGCCACGGCCGCGGCCATGGTCGAGAGCGCGTTCTCCGCCCCGCACGTGACGGTGTTCACGACCGTCGACGCCACCCGCACCATGAAACTGGTGCAGCGGCTCAAGACCGACCCCGAGTACGCGGGGATCCGCGTCTCCCCGCTGCTGCTGGTGGCCAAGGCGCTGCTCGTCGCCGCCAAGCGCAACCCGGACATCAACGCGACGTGGGACGAGGCCAACCAGGTCATCGTCGTGAAGAACTACGTCAACCTCGGCATCGCGGTCGCGACCCCGCGCGGGCTCCTCGTCCCCAACGTCAAGGACGCGGACGACATGTCGCTCAAGGAACTCGCGGTGCACCTCGGTGAACTCGCGGCGACGGCCCGCGAGGGCAAGGCGAAACCCCGCGACCTGGCCGAGGGCACCATCACCATCACCAACGTCGGGACGTTCGGCATCGACACCGGCACGCCGATCCTCAACCCCGGTGAGGCCGCGATCCTCGCGGTCGGCAAGATCTCCCAGCGGCCGTGGGTGCACAAGGGCAGGATCAAGCCCCGGTACCTCGCGCAGCTCAGCCTGTCGTTCGACCACCGCATGCTGGACGGCGAGAGCGGGTCGCGTGCGCTGGCCGACATCGCCGCCGTCCTGGAGGACCCGGCGCGCGCCCTCACCTGGAGCTGAACCCCGGCCGGGCCGGGGAGCGCGACCACCGAACGGGGGACTCCCGCCCGGGGCGACGCAGGACTACTGTGCGGCGCCTCGGGGATCGCTGAGGATTCCCTGTCCGGAGGAGAACGCCATGGCGCACCGGCTCCGCACCGCAGCACTCGTCCTCGCCGTCACCACGACCACCGCCGTGGTGGCGGCCCCCGCCCATGCCGGAGCGCCGCCGGGCGGCCCCGTCACCGTCGTCGCCCAGGGCCTCGACGACCCCTTCGGCCTCGCGTCCGAGGGCGGGAAGTTCTACGTCGCCGAGAGTTCGGCCGGCGAGGTCAGCGGGTTCGTCCCGGGCGGCCGGCCGACCGTCCGGCTCGCCGACTTCGCCGCGCCGGCCGGCGTCGACCGCCGCGCGGGAACGTTGTACGTCGTCACCGGCGAGGCGCAGGACCCCGCGGCGACGGGTGGTTCGACCCTCTGGTCGTCCCGGCGCGGGGAACCGCGTCGCGTCCTGGCCGACCTCATGGCCTTCGAACTCGCGAACAACCCCGACGGTCAACCGCAGTTCGGGCCCGACGGCGCCCCGCTCGACGCGCTGAGCAACCCCTTCGCCGTGCTCTCCGGCCAGGGGTCGGACCGGCGGGTGTTCGTCGCCGACGCCGGAGCCAACGACGTCCTCGCGGTGGACCCGGACGGGACGGTCCGTGCGTTCTTCGTCCCGCCGGCCGTCACCACCGGGCTGTGCGAGGGCCTGGAGAACAACGGCGTCGCGGACGGGGGGTGCGACCCCGTGCCGACCGGCCTGGCCTGGGGACCCGACGGGCACCTGTTCGTCTCGACGTTGTCGGGCGAGGCGCCGCTGGAGGGTCGCGTGTACGAACTCGACCCGCGCGACGGCACGGTCGTCGGCGAGACCAGCGGGTTCACGGCACCGACGGGAGTCGCCGTCGGCGACGACGGCACCCTCTACGTCTCGGAACTGCTCGAGGGCGCCCCGGCGGGGGAGGGGCCCCCGCCGGCGGACTTCGACCCGACGACCGTCGGCCGGATCGTGGCCGTCGCCCCGGACGGGGAGCGCTCCGCGGCCCAGGTGACGATGCCGCTGGGTCTGCGGTTCACGGGCGGGCACCTGTACTCGACGGCGTTCAGCGTGGCGGGCCTGTTCCTCGGTCAGCCCGGGCTCGGCCAGGTCGTCCGCGTCGACGACGGGGCCTTCGAGCCGCTGGACTGAGCACGGGAGGAGGGTGGGCCCGACCGGACCCACCCTCCCTCACGTCACAGCGGACGGATGCCGTACGCGTCCGCGAGTTCCTGGATGCGGCGGGCGCGGCCCAGGCGCGGCAGGTCGGACCCGTCGCGCACGACACCGCCGCTGCGCTCGAAGTCGGCGATGAAGTCGCGCGCCCACGTGGCGTCGGAGACGTTCGGGCTCATGACCTCGTTGATGACGTACGCCTGCTCGGCGTCGAGGCAGAGCTTGCCCATCATCCCCATCGCGACGCCGACGCCGGAGGCCTCGCGCAGCTCGGGGTGGCCGCCGCCGGTGGTCGGACCGTCGATCGGGCCGGGGAGCTTGCCGATCGCGCTGGCCACGACGAGCTTGGTGCGCGGGTAGGCCATCGCCATGTCCTCGGCGCTGGCGCCGGTGTCGCGGCGGTAGTCCCCGGAGCCGAAGGCGAGGCGGAACGTCCCCTTGGCGCAGGCGATCTCGCGGGCGGCCTCGATGCCGAGCGCGGACTCGCACAGCGCGACGACGGGGACGGACCCGCCGAGGGCGTGCCACGTCGCCTCGACCTGCTCACCGGCCTCGGTCTTGGCGAGCATGACGCCGAGCAGGTTCGGGACGCCCTTGAGCGCGTCGACGTCGTCGCGCCAGTGCGGGGTCGTCACGTCGTTGATGCGGACGAAGGCCTGGCCGCCGGCGGCGAGCCACTCGATCGAGTCGGCGCGCGCGGAGTCCTTGCGGCTGGGGTCGACGGCGTCCTCGATGTCCAGCACGACCTGGTCGGCCCGCGAGCGCGCGGCCACGTCGAAGAGGTCCGTGCGGGTCGCGTTCACGAGCAGCCACGTCCGCGCGTACGTGGGCTCGACGATGTGCACCTGGCGTTCGGCGGGTTCTGCGGTCATGGGACCCGACCGTAGCGCCGCCGGGCAACCGGTTCCGTCCCGGCGGCGCGCCGAGTGGGGAGTCTCACGTCCCGGCTGCGTCAGCCCCGGGCCAGCACCCGCCCGCGGGCGGCGACGAGGTCGGCCACCGCCCGGTCCACGTCGGTCGTGCGCAGCCGCCCGTCCTCCACGACGACGCGCCCCTCGACGGTCGACAGGGCCAGCGGTGGCGTCGGACCGACGACGAGGGCGACGACGGGGTCGTCGAGGTCGGCGTGGCCCAGACCGGTGAGGTCCCACAGAGCGAGGTCGGCGCGCTTGCCGACCTCGATCGAGCCGATCTCGTCGGCCCGGCCCAGGCACGTCGCCCCACCGACCGTCGCGGCGCGCAGGGCGTCGCGGGCCGAGACGGCGTCCGGTCCGCCGACCGCCCGCGCGACGTAGAGCATCTGCCGCAGCTCGTCGGCCAGGCTGCCCTGTTCGCTGGAGGCGGCCCCGTCGACGCCGAGGCCGACGGGGACGCCGGCGGCGAGCAGGTCGCGGGTCCGGGCGATGCCGGCGCCGAGCCGGGCGTTGGAGCTGGGGCAGTGCGCGACCGAGGTGCCGGTGCGGGCGAGGGTGGCGATGTCGGCGTCGGACAGGTGGACGCAGTGCGCGAGCCACACGTCGGGGCCGAGCCAGCCGAGGTCCTCGAGCACCTCGACGGGCCGGCGGCCGAAGGTGCGCGCGCAGAACTCCTCCTCGTCGGCGGTCTCGGCGAGGTGGGTGTGCCGGCGGATGCCGAGGTCGGCGGCCTGCGCGGCGGTCTGCCGCAGCAGGTCCGGGGAGACGGAGAACGGCGAGCAGGGGGCGGCGCCGACGCGGACCATCGACCCGGGCGCGGTGTCGTGGAACCGCGCGACGGCGTCGGCGGTCGCGGCCAGGACCGCGTCGACCGTCTCGACGACCGAGTCCGGCGGCAGCCCGCCCGCGGACGCCCCGAGGTCCATCGAGCCGCGGGTGGGGGAGAAGCGCAGGCCGACGGCGCGTGCGGCCTCGACGGTCGCGGCGAGCTGGTCGCCGCCGTCGCGCGGGTGGAGGTAGTGGTGGTCGGTCGTCGTCGTGCAGCCGGTGAGCGCGAGCCGGGCCAGACCCGCCCGGGCGGCGGCCTCGACGTCCGTGGCGTCGAGCCGCGCCCACACCGGGTACAGCGTCGTCAGCCACTCGAACAGGCCCGCGTCGACGGCGAAACCGCGCGTCGCCCACTGGTAGAGGTGGTGGTGGGTGTTGACGAACCCCGGCGTCAGCAGGTGCCCGCGGCCGTCGACGACGCGGTCCGCGGTGGTGCCCGCGGGCGGGTCGCCGGCCCCGACGGCTGCCACGACACCGTCGGCCACGACGACGAAACCCCTCCGGTGTTCCGTACCGGAGGGGTCGACGGTGGCCACGGCGGCCCCGGTGATCAGCAGGCTCGGCATGGGCCGATCCTGCCCGACCGGGCCGCGGGTGTCGCGGGGTTCGTCAGCGACGACGGGGCGCGCGGTTCTCCGCGCCGATGAGCCAGGCGTGCTTCTCCAGGCCGAGGATGAAGCCGTGCAGCAGGTCGGCGGTCGAGGGGTCCTCGGCGTCGATCGGGTCGTGCACGCGGCGGATGGTGTCCACGGTGCGGCGCGTCATCGCGACGATCGCCTCGACGGCGGCCTTGGTGTCGATCTCGTCGGCGCCGAAGTCGCCGATGGTCGTGGTGCCCGCGACGGTGGCGGGGCGGGCGTCGGGGACGCCGCCCACGGCGCGCATGCGCTCGGCCGCGTCGTCGGCGTACGTGCGGGCGTCGTCGATGAGCGCGTCGAGCTGCAGGTGCAGGTCGCGGAAGTTCGCCCCGACGATGTTCCAGTGGGCTTGCTTGCCCTGCAGGTGCAGCGCGGTGAGGTCGACGAGGACCTCCTGCAGACCGGAGTTCAGCCGCGAGCTGGCGTCGAAGCCGGCGACGGCGGTCTGGGTCAGGCCGGCGGTGGTGATGTCGTCGATCGTGGTCACGGTGTCCTCCATGAGTCGGATGCTGGGTCTGGGCTGGTTCCGGAGTCGGCGCTGCAGGCGGTGCACAACCCCCACCAGGTGACCTCGGCGCGGTCGAGCACCGGGAAACCCGGTGCCTGCGCGGGGGTCAGGCAGGGGCTCGTCCCGACGGCGCACGGGACGTCGACGACGGTTCCGCAGCCGCGGCAGACGAGGTGGTGGTGCTCGCCCGCCACCGCCGTCTCGTAGCGCGGGGCGGAGCCCGTCGGCTGGATGCTGCGCAGGAGGCCCGTCCGGGTCAGGTCCTCGAGCACGTTGTAGAGGCTCTGCCGGGACATGCGGTGACCCGCTGTCCCCAGCAGTTCTGCCAGGCCCGCGGCGGTCACGTGCGGGTGGTCGGCCACGACCTCCAGGACCGTCCGCCGCGGGGCCGTGCTGCGCAGTCCGGCGTCGCGCAGCACCTCCTCCGGGGAGGTGTGGTCGGTCGAGGTCATGGTTCGAGAGTACACCTTCTTTGGACTCTGTCAAAAGAAGGTGAGCCTCGCTTTCGTACGGCAAGCCTCACCACATCGGCTGTCCTGCAACGTGCCAGAACGCCGCAGGGCCCCGGAACGGCTGTTCCGGGGCCCTGCGGGTCGAGTGCTGTTCGTCAGTTCTGCGCGCCGAGCTCCTCGCGCACGGGAGCCTCGTCGCCCGCGCCGGCGTGACGGCCGCGCGGGGCCGCCGCGTCCTCGCCGAGCGCGGCCTCGATGGACGCCTCGTCCAGGCCGAGGTCGCGCAGGTTCTCCACGGCCGCGTCGAACGCGGCCTCGCGGCGCTCGGCCTCCAGTGCGAGCTCGGCCATGGCCTGCTGCGCGGCCTTGGCCTGCTGCACCCCGCTGCGGAGGCGTTCGGCCAGCTCCCCGGGCGCCATCGATCCGTTCACGGGGTCGACGGTAGCCACGCCGGTGCCGGTCCCGCCACCGCTGGTGGCGACCGGTGCACCGGCCGCCTCGACGGGGGCCGCGGCGGCCGCGGCGGCCGTGGCCTCGGGGGTCTGGCCCTCGGGGGTGCCCTCGGCGGCCGGGGCGGCGGGACCGCCCTTGAGCGGCAGCGACGGCAGGAACAGCATGGTCATGAACCCGGCGACCATGATGAACGTCGCGACGAGGTAGATCGTGCTCGTCGACTCGGTGAACCCGACCTTGAACGGGTGGGCCAGGACGCTCGGCAGCTCCTTGAGGACCGAGGTGTCGTCCGTGGCGCGGCCGAGGGTGGCCTGCAGGTCCCCGCCCCAGCTCTGCAACGCCTGGCCGAACTCCGGGGTGCGCGAGGCGGACTGGTAGGAGCTGCCGATCTTGTCGCCCAGGGTGGAGAACAGGATCGACAGGAACACCGCGGTGCCCAGCGTGCCGCCCATCTGGCGGAAGAACGTCACCGAACTGGTGGCGACGCCGAGTTCGCTGCGCTTGGCCGCGTTCTGCACCGCCAGGATGACCGGCTGCATGTTGCCGCCGAGGCCCCAGCCCATGAGCAGCATGATGATCATCGTCTGCCAGATCGGGGTGTCCGCGTTGACCCGGGAGAACAGGAACAGGGCGACGACCATGAAGCCGGTGCCCACGACGGGCAGGACCTTGTACGTGCCGGTGCGGGCGATGAAACGTCCCGAGAACATGCTGCCGGACATGATGCCCACGACGACGGGGAGCATCGCGAGGCCGCCCTTGGTCGGGCTCAGGTCCTTGACGACCTGCAGGTACTGCGGCAGGACGGCGAACACACCGAACATCCCCATGCCGAGGATGAACGAACCCAGCGACCCGACGACGAACGTGCGGCCGCGGAACATCCGCAGCGGCAGCAGGGCCTCGTCGCCGTAGGCGCGCTCGGCGAGCAGGAACCCGACGAGGCCGACGGCGCCGATGACGTAGCAGACGATCGACTTGGTCTCACCCCAGCCCCACTCGCGGCCCTGCTCGGCCACGATGAGCAGCGGAACGAGGGTGGTGATCAGGGTCAGCGCGCCGGGCCAGTCGATCCGGTGGTGGCTCGAACGCTTGGGCAGGTGCAGGTTCTTCGTCACGACGAAGAGCGCGAAGGCGCCGATCGGGATGTTCAGCCAGAAGATCCAGCGCCACCCGTCGAAACCGGCGAGGGAGTCCAGGCCGGAGAAGAAGCCACCGGCGACGGGGCCGAGCACGCTCGACGTGCCGAACACCATCATGAAGTAGGCCTGGTACTTGGCCCGCTCCCGCGGCGGCACGATGTCGCCG from Kineococcus endophyticus encodes the following:
- a CDS encoding helix-turn-helix transcriptional regulator; translation: MDAWLGAFDGPRARDAFLLQVVMSAPWSVQVDDEAPLTLIAVLDGGACALTAVGVHALARGDVLLVRDTAPYILADAPETLTGAVIGPGQRCSGPDGRDLAQPWDAGVRTWGNDPSGPDRLLVGTYAGRGQVGRLLLEALPPALVARDPDPALLGLLNREVAVDAPAQPLVLDRLLDLLLLASLRAWTTDGPGQAPAPDGVVQEALGLLRASPEAPWTLDALARRTGTSRSALTKRFAAVTGTSPMAYLTDWRLAVAADLLTDRGLTLAAVAGRVGYASPFSLSAAFKRRYGVSPARYREGTVTDVRLAGAPPPRGGAHRPRPRPR
- a CDS encoding dihydrolipoamide acetyltransferase family protein, which gives rise to MNQRFALPDVGEGLTEAEIVSWKVKPGDTVAVNDVLVEIETAKSLVELPSPWAGTIAELLAAEGDTVEVGADIVVVRDGSSVPAEPAPEPGPAAENGSGATLVGYGTKESAPRRRRGTPAPAPAASAPAVPAEAHVLAKPPVRKLARDLGVDLAAATPTGPGGTVSRADVLALVPAPPAEPERRFVDHERERHVPIRGVRKATAAAMVESAFSAPHVTVFTTVDATRTMKLVQRLKTDPEYAGIRVSPLLLVAKALLVAAKRNPDINATWDEANQVIVVKNYVNLGIAVATPRGLLVPNVKDADDMSLKELAVHLGELAATAREGKAKPRDLAEGTITITNVGTFGIDTGTPILNPGEAAILAVGKISQRPWVHKGRIKPRYLAQLSLSFDHRMLDGESGSRALADIAAVLEDPARALTWS
- a CDS encoding NmrA family NAD(P)-binding protein is translated as MIVVIGGTGKTGRRVAERLTGRGERVRAVSRSTSPRFDWDDASTWQAALAGAHAAYVTYYPDLALPGVPELIARFSATARAAGVHKAVLLSGRGEEGALASERALQASGLAWTIVRCNWFDQNFSESFFLEPVLSGVLSIPAGEAREPFVDADDIADVATAALLDPRHDGEVYELSGPRLLTFTEVARELSAATGREVRYEPVSHEEYVAELEREGLPADFADLFAMVLDGRNASVTDGVQRALGRPPRDFADFARRTAATGVWVPSTSERAAVPSLR
- the hisC gene encoding histidinol-phosphate transaminase encodes the protein MTTPSTPLAPRLRANMAKVPAYVAGKPAVAREGLEVFKLSSNENPYPPLPSVLTAITRAAATVNRYPDPMATQMVATIAQKWGVEPENLAAATGSVRLLAQLAEITCAPGDEVVYAWRSFEAYPITVAISDAVPVEVPLTADARHDLPAMLAAITERTRLVVLCSPNNPTGPALRRGELEEFLAQVPGDVLVVLDEAYREFVDDPDVPDGVDVFRAHPNVVVLRTFSKAYGLAGLRVGVAVAHPEVAGTLRKAATPFGVSAIAQAAVVASLQTAAEAELMSRVRALVAQRRVLLDGLRAQGWDVPDVQGNFLWLPVGEDAVPLAEAFAAEGLVVRAFAGAGVRITVAEDAGGERLLEVAARLRAGRP
- the pdhA gene encoding pyruvate dehydrogenase (acetyl-transferring) E1 component subunit alpha — its product is MTDTAAGPVRAHEGGPVRAHEQHPAPRRQEMVQLLDEHGVRHRHPEHDLDLTPAELLGLYRDMVLMRRFDSEAEALQRKGQLGLWAGSRGQEASQIGAGRAARRQDQLFPSYRDHGALLSRGVDPLHILSIFRGIDHGGWDPVEMGVHPYTLVIAAQMLPAVGYGMGVQRDGAVGTGDPDRDTAVIAFFGDGATSQGEAAEALNWAAVFNAPVVFFCQNNQWAISEPVSRQSPVPLHRRAEGAGMPGVLVDGNDVLAVLAVVRSALDRARAGGGPTFVESYTFRMGAHTTSDDPTRYRLAAEVDAWREKDPIDRLRTHLTAEGVLDEEFASQLAADSETLAERLRAGVSAMVDPDPVSMFEHAYAEPHPQVLAERDEFLAAWEQQDADSHAAAHGGTR
- a CDS encoding ScyD/ScyE family protein; the encoded protein is MAHRLRTAALVLAVTTTTAVVAAPAHAGAPPGGPVTVVAQGLDDPFGLASEGGKFYVAESSAGEVSGFVPGGRPTVRLADFAAPAGVDRRAGTLYVVTGEAQDPAATGGSTLWSSRRGEPRRVLADLMAFELANNPDGQPQFGPDGAPLDALSNPFAVLSGQGSDRRVFVADAGANDVLAVDPDGTVRAFFVPPAVTTGLCEGLENNGVADGGCDPVPTGLAWGPDGHLFVSTLSGEAPLEGRVYELDPRDGTVVGETSGFTAPTGVAVGDDGTLYVSELLEGAPAGEGPPPADFDPTTVGRIVAVAPDGERSAAQVTMPLGLRFTGGHLYSTAFSVAGLFLGQPGLGQVVRVDDGAFEPLD
- a CDS encoding alpha-ketoacid dehydrogenase subunit beta; this translates as METMAIGRAINAGLRAAMDRDPRVLLMGEDIGALGGVFRVTDGLQKDFGEDRVIDTPLAEAGIVGTAIGMALRGYRPVCEIQFNGFVYPAFNQITTQLAKLRARSRGRLSVPVVLRIPSGGGIGSVEHHSESPEVLFAHTAGLRVVAPSTPHDAYWMVQQAIASADPVLFLEPERRYWQKGEVDTDLGPGQVTPLHKARVLRPGTDATLVAYGPTTKLALDAAAAAAQDGTELEVVDLRSISPLDVDTVAESVRRTGRLVTVSEAPTFHGPMAELAARIQESCFYSLEAPVKRVGGWHLPYPAARVEEHYLPSVDRVLDAVEQTLAA
- a CDS encoding HpcH/HpaI aldolase/citrate lyase family protein, with protein sequence MTAEPAERQVHIVEPTYARTWLLVNATRTDLFDVAARSRADQVVLDIEDAVDPSRKDSARADSIEWLAAGGQAFVRINDVTTPHWRDDVDALKGVPNLLGVMLAKTEAGEQVEATWHALGGSVPVVALCESALGIEAAREIACAKGTFRLAFGSGDYRRDTGASAEDMAMAYPRTKLVVASAIGKLPGPIDGPTTGGGHPELREASGVGVAMGMMGKLCLDAEQAYVINEVMSPNVSDATWARDFIADFERSGGVVRDGSDLPRLGRARRIQELADAYGIRPL